CGCCAGCAAGATGTTCACCACGCTGGCGAAGGAGAATATCAACATCCAAATGATCTCCACCTCCGAGATCAAGATTTCGATCATCATCGACGCGAAGTACACCGAG
This DNA window, taken from Deltaproteobacteria bacterium PRO3, encodes the following:
- a CDS encoding ACT domain-containing protein, with product ASKMFTTLAKENINIQMISTSEIKISIIIDAKYTELAVRVLHDAFELGKK